TCCAGTCATCAGCTTGGGCGAGGGAAATACCCCACTGATTCGTGCTGCACGACTGGCCAAGGCGATTGCGCCTGGGATTGAACTCTATCTCAAGTTCGAAGGGGTCAATCCTACCGGATCATTTAAAGACCGGGGGATGACCTTTGCCATTTCGAAAGCGGTGGAGAGTGGTGTGCGGGCGGTCATGTGCGCGTCAACGGGGAATACGTCAGCGTCCGCCGCCGCCTATGGAGCTCGAGCCGGATTGTCGGTGTATGTGTTGATTCCAGCCGGCAAGATCGCAATGGGCAAATTGTCTCAAGCCATGATGCATCAGGCGACGGTCATTCAGATAGAAGGAAACTTTGATCAGGCCCTCACCCTCGTCAAAGACCTATCAACCTCACTTCATATCGAACTCGTGAACTCCGTGAATCCGTACAGGATTGAAGGGCAGAAGACCGCAGCGTTTGAGGTCTGCGATCAACTCGGCGATGCTCCGGCCATCCACGTCTTGCCGGTGGGAAATGCCGGAAATATCACAGCGTATTGGAAGGGCTACAAGGAGTATCGTGCCGCCAGTCAGACCACACGGCTGCCCCGCATGATGGGGTTTCAAGCGGCAGGTGCGGCCCCCATCGTATTGGGGAAGGTTGTCGAACAACCACAAACCATTGCAACCGCCATTCGGATCGGCAACCCTGCGAGTTGGTCCTCGGCTTTGAACGCGGTGCAAGAGTCATCCGGCGCGATCGATATGGTGACAGACGACGAAATTCTTCAGGCCTATACAGTGGTGGCTGCCACGGAAGGGGTCTTTTGCGAGCCGGCCTCGGCCGCCTCCGTGGCCGGCGTGGCCAAGCTTCATCGTCACAAGGCTCTGCGGGAAGGTGACACGGTGGTATGTACTCTGACAGGACATGGCCTGAAGGATGCCGATACCGCCATTTCTGTGTCCAAACAACCACTGACGGTCAAGGCGACGCGCGAGGATGTCGCTCGATTATTGAACGTGTGAAAGGCGTGTAGATTCGATGAAATATGTGATCGTGCATGCTGGTGGGATGGCGGACCATCCACAAGCAGAACTCAATGGGCGAACACCACTGCAGGCGGCCGCCACTCCTCATCTCGATCAGCTCACTCAAACGGGAGAGCTCGGTCAGCTGATCATTCCAAGCGAGGGGATTCGGCATGGAGGTGGATTGCTCGGGGCGGCCATTCTCGGCTATGACCCGAAGAAATACTATCAAGGTCCCGGGCCGCTGGAAGCGGCAAGCCTGGGTGTCTCGGTGACGGAACATGACGTGGTCTATCGCTGCACGATGGTCACGCTGCGAGCCGATGGTGGAAAGGGCGCAGAGATTAAGAAATTAGGGCCGAATGTGATCATGGACGATGCGACAGCCGGCTTAATCGAAACTGAAGAGGCCCGCGAATTGCTCGAGGCGATCAACGAGCAACTCGGTTCCGAAACCATTCAGTTCTATCCGGGCGCCGGTCATCGCCATCTCATGGTCTGGGTCAATGGCAAGTCGCGAGCGCTCTGTCACGATCCGCAGTCCTTCCTTGGTCAATCCATTGTCGATGCTCTGCCCACGGGCGACGGTGCAGACATTCTCCGCAAGCTCATGGATGCGGCGCATGTGATCATGCGCGATCATCCGGTCAACGATGAGCGGATTGCCGAGGGAAAGAAAGCGGCAAATTGTGTGTGGCTGTGGGGTGAGGGACGAGCCGTCATGTGGCCGAGCCTCACCGAAAAGTACGACATTGCCGGGGCCGTCGTGGCGACCAGCGATGTCTACCGCGGCGTCGGGATCTGTGCCGGCCTTGAGGCAGTCGATCCGGAACGACTGGCCGACGGCGATCTGCGCACCAGGGCTACTGTGGCGCTCGCAGAATTTGCCAAGAAAGATTTTGTGTATGTTCACGCTCGATTGACGGACGAGATCATGCACGGCACTGATATCAAAGCAAAGGTGCGTGGCATCGAAGAGTTCGACCGTCATTTGGTTGGTCCGCTTGTTGAGGGCCTGGCCAAACAAGGGCCCTTTCGGTTCCTGGTCGTGTGCGAGCACGGACGAGGGGTCAACGGCCAACCCTTTTATGCGTTCGGCGAGGGAGGCCAGCAAGTTGCCGGATCAGCCGGCCGTCGATTCACTGAGATAGATGCTCAGGCCGCCGATATGCCTGCTCGCGATGCCACAAAGTTCGTGAATAAGTTCTTCTCTAAAAGCTGACCATCGTGGCACTGATCGTCCAGAAATACGGCGGCACGTCGGTCGGGACAATCGAGCGTATCCAACGGGTGGCCGATCGTGTCGAAAAAACACTTCGAGACGGCCATCAAGTTGTCGTCGTGCTCTCCGCGATGAGCGGTGAAACAGATCGCCTCATTAAACTCGCCCACGAAGTGACCGCGACTCCGGATGATCGGGAGATGGACATGCTGCTCTCCACCGGCGAGCGCGTCACCATCGCCCTGTTGGCGATGGAGTTACGTGGGAGAGGTGTTGATGCGCGCTCGTTTACAGGCCGGCAGGTAGGCATCATGACTGACAGCGCCCATACGAAGGCGCGTATCGCACGCGTGACGTCCGGACGGCTCCGCGAGGCCCTGGATCAAGGGGTGGTGCCGGTTGTGGCGGGGTTTCAAGGCATCAACGAACGGTCGGATGTGACGACGCTGGGGCGAGGTGGGTCCGATCTTTCCGCAGTTGCGGTGGCGGCAGCACTCAAAGCCGATCGCTGCATTATCTTTACCGATGTCGACGGGGTCTACACCGCCGATCCCAATATTGTCCCGGCGGCGAAGCGCATCGACAAGATTTCCTATGAAGAGATGCTCGAAATGGCGAGTCTTGGCGCCAAAGTGCTGCAGACTCGATCGGTGGAATTCGCGGCGAAGTTCAACGTGCCGGTCGAAGTGAATTCCAGCTTCAAAGAAGGAAAGGGAACGCTCGTGACGAAGGAAGATACGGATATGGAAGCGGCGGCGGTTGCCGGAGTCACGGGTGACCGGAACCAGGCAAAGATCACGATTATCGGTGTCCCGGATAAGCCGGGCATTGCCGCTCGGATCTTCGGGCCTGTGGCCGATGCCAACATCAATGTCGATATGATCATTCAGAACATCAGCCAAGCAGCCTTGACGGACCTCTCCTTTACCGTCCCCCGGGCGGACCTCAAAAAAGCCGTGCCCCTCATCCAAGGCGTGGCGAAGGATATCGAGGCCAAATCGGTCTCCGTCACCGAAGCCATTGCGAAGGTTTCGCTTATCGGCGTAGGCATGCGGTCGCATTCCGGCGTGGCAGCCAAGATGTTCAACGTGCTGTCGCACGAGGGGGTCAACATCATGATGATCAGTACGTCGGAGATCAAAATCTCTTGCGTGATCGATGAGAAGTACCTCGAACTGGCCATGCGCTCCCTCCATTCAGCATTCGGTCTTGACCAAGTGCGGTCCTGATACCAGTCGGAATAAGACCAGCACACGACCATCACCACTTGGATCGGCTTTCGTCGGACGCAGCTGCCTCACGATAAACCTGCTTCCTGTTGTCAGCTAATGAAATCAACAGTGTTCCTTTCGAGGAATTCCTGGACTGCTACATGATTTGTTCCTGAGCCTGAGGGAAGTCTATGCACCTCAGAAACTGGGAGAGTCATCGATCAGTGCTATTAGAACTGGATGGATTCGAATCTCGCGATTCTGGTTGTGATAGTAAACGGGCCGGAGGGGATTGCAAACGCAACGCATAATAGGCAGCCACCAGGTGATGTTCAGAGTCATAACGGTTGTCAGATGCGCGTCGTAAGTTCTGATCAACTCATTCAGAAATTGACCGAGTGATGGTGCAAGTCGCTCAGGCCTGACGTCTCGACAGGGGAGCCCCTCTCCTGATACCCTTTCCCCCCATGGCTAGCTATACCAAACGATCACGTACTTCCCGCGTTGTCCGTGAACAGGCTCCGGTTGCTGTTAAAAGTCCGTCTGTCGAGCAGACGGCGAAATTAGAAATCTATGACACCACGTTGCGTGATGGCGCGCAGGCGGAGGATGTCAGTTTCTCCGCTGCAGACAAGGTGTTGATTGCACAGAAGTTGGATAGCCTGGGCGTGCATTTTATTGAAGGTGGATGGCCCGGCGCGAATCCAAAAGATATTGAATTCTTTCGGATGATCAAGACGATTCCGCTGAAACGTGCGGACGTCATCGCGTTCGGGTCGACCAGGAAAGCCAGCAATACGGTTCGCAAGGATCCGAATCTACAGGCGTTACTCGGTGCAGACACAAAGATTATCACGCTCTTTGGGAAGACCTGGTCGCTCCATGTGACCGACGCGCTCGGTATCTCCCTGCACAAAAACCTTGAGTTGATCGGTGACTCCATCGGCTATCTCCGAGGAAAAGGACGCCGTGTCTTCTACGATGCGGAGCATTTCTTCGATGGCTATAAGACCAATCCGGACTATGCGTTGAATACGATCAGGCAAGCGGTGCAAGCCGGTGCGGAGCGAGTGATTCTTTGTGACACCAACGGGGGCACGATGCCTTGGGAAATCCGTGAGATCTGCGGGGTCGTGCAGCGGGAATGCGGGGTGCCGCTCGGTATCCACGCACATAACGACTGTGAAATGGCCGTGGCGAATTCCCTTGTGGCGATCGAGATGGGCATTCAGCAGGTACAGGGGACGATCAATGGCATTGGAGAACGCTGTGGAAACGCCAACCTCTGCTCCATTATTCCGAATCTCGAGCTGAAAATGAAACGCCAGGCCCTGAGCAATACCCTGAGCCATCTCAAGGATGTATCCGGATTTGTCACGGAGATCGCCAATCTGATGCCCAATAAGCATCAGCCCTACGTCGGAGATTCCGCGTTCGCCCATAAAGGCGGGGTGCACATTCACGCAGTGTTGAAGAACTCGGCGACCTATGAACATATCGATCCGGCTCGTGTCGGCAATCGGCAGCGGATGTTGATCTCCGACTACGGAGGACGCAGCGGTCTGCTCGACAAAATCGAAGCCTATGGAATCAGGCTTTCGAAGAACCACGCCAAAGTTGATGAGCTGGTCCATACCCTGAAGGAACGAGAAAGTCAGGGCTATCAATTCGAAGGGGCCGAGGGCTCATTTGAGTTGTTGATGCGAAAGGCGATGGGGAGTCACAAGTCGTCATTTCGATTGCTTGGCTTTCGTGTGATCGTCGAGAAGAAGCAGGAGGATGGTTCCCTGCTCTCGGAGGCGACGGTGATGGTCAAGGTTGGGGAGGTGGTCGAGCACACGGCGGCGGTCGGGGCGGGGCCGGTCAATGCGTTGGATCATGCATTGCGCAAAGCCCTGGAGAAGTTCTATCCGCAGCTTCGAGAGGTGAAACTGCTCGACTACAAGGTCCGGGTGTTGGCGGCGAATCGTGGGACCGAATCAAAAGTGCGTGTCTTAATCGAGTCGGGCGATCACAAAGACAAATGGGGAACGGTGGGGGTCTCTGAAAATATCATTGAAGCGACGTGGCAGGCTCTCGTCGATAGTATCGAATATAAACTGCTGTCAAAAAACTAGAGTATTTTCGTAAGCATTCTCCAAATTTATTCTTGACAGGTGTCATAACCTCACGTAACTTAAGACAAACTTACCGCACTGGGTGGATGGTTCTGACAGGGAATGCGGTGGGTCGTCGTCATGTAGGGGGGGATGGCATGAGAAAGGCGGATATCGCTGAGGAAATTTTTAAGCAGGTTGGGATTTCAAAAAATGAAGCGGCTGATATCGTCGAGTTCGTGCTGAATCTCCTCAAGTCGGTACTGCAGAAGGGAGAATCGGTTAAAATCGCAGGGTTTGGCAATTTTGTCGTGCGGAGCAAAGGCGCCCGGAAGGGGCGCAACCCACGGACCGGAGAAGAGATTGGGATTACCCCCCGGCGAGTCGTTACATTTCGTCCGAGCCAGGTATTCAAGAAGTACGTCAATTCGTAAGGCGACTTCACCCACATTGTCGACCGAACCGTGAGGCCGGTCATGGGAACTGAGCCCAGGCTGGGCAGCAAGGTTTTCTACAAGATCGGCGAGGTGAGTCGGCTGACAAGGCTTCCCTCGTACGTACTCCGTTTCTGGGAATCTCAATTTACATTTTTAAAACCTAAGAAGAGTCGAGGTAATCAACGGCTGTACGTTCAACGCGATATCGAAACCGTCTTGCACATCAAGCGCATGCTGTATGAAGAAGGGCATACGCTTGAGGGCGTGAAGCGATATTGGGTCCGTCGTGGGAGGGCTGCTACCCGCCGTCTGAGGCCGAGGGAGATCGCCAAAAAGCTGAGAGGCGACCTCCAAGTCATTCTGAAGATCATCGATTCGCATTCATCATAAACCAAAAGAGACGGTGCATTTCACCGGAGACAATCACGAGAGAATCTGCGACAATGACCGGCTCAAGAGTCGAGAACATGTCGGGGCGTAGCGCAGCCCGGTAGCGCACTCGCTTGGGGTGCGAGTGGTCGTGGGTTCAAATCCCGCCGCCCCGACCAGTTTGCAGAGTCTTGAAGAGATGAGGGAAGAAAACGGATCTCGTAGTTCCGTCGAAGCTGCCTCGGGCAGCTTTTTTATTGTAGTCCTTCCATGCGTATCCTAGTGACCAACGACGACGGCATCCAGTCCCCTGGGCTTACAGCCTTGGCACAAGCCTTGGCGGCCATTGGGGAGGTGTGGGTTGTGGCTCCGGATCGGGAGCGCACAGCCGTCGCTCACGCCGTAACCCTACATAAGCCATTACGTGTTCATCGCGTGGCGCCGCGGACCTATACGGTCAACGGGACGCCGGTCGACTGTGTGAATCTGGCCCTGCTCAAGGTCATGCCCAAACCTCCGGCCATCGTCGTATCTGGCATCAACAAAGGTGTCAACCTTGGCGACGATGTCATGTACTCGGGGACGGTATCAGCGGCGATGGAAGGCACCATTCTTGGTGTACCTTCTCTTGCCGTTTCGCAGGAAGGGCAGGGGGCATTTCGCTTCAATATCGGCGCAACCTATGCCACTCGAGTTGCCAGACTTGTGCTGGCCCAAGGTCTTCCCGACGAAACCCTCTTGAACGTCAACATCCCGGATCGGGCTCAGTCCAAGATTCGAGGAGTACGGATTACCTGTCTGAGCCGACGACGGTTCCACAATCCAATCATCGAAAAAGTCGATCCTCATGGTCGAGCCTACTATTGGATTGCCGGGAAGCGGGTCTCGTGGAGTCGTAGTAAGGATGCGGATCACGAGGCGCTTGAAGACGGATACGTGTCCATTACACCAATCCTCTTGGATACTACCAACCATGCAGTGGTGGATCACTTCAGAGCATGGGAACCCGTTATTGCGCGAAGTGCCGGCAAAGGGTCTGTCCAAGCGTCCTTCCGCCGTTCGGCTAAGGCGGTGGGGAAATGATCGGAAGCTTGATTGAGTCGATTATTGGTGAACTGAGCCGATTCATCATCGCCTGCATTTCGAGGTTTGGGTATGGAGGGATTCTCTTTACGATGGCGGTTGAGAGTGCCTGCATTCCTCTCCCGAGCGAAATCATCATGCCTTTCTCCGGGTACCTCGTTATGACCGGGGAGTTTACGATATGGGGTGTAACCCTGGCTGGTGCAGTCGGCAATGTGCTTGGCTCGATAGTCGCTTACTATGTGGGAGTGTGGGGAGGGCGACCGTTCGCGGAACGCTTTGGCCCCTATTTCTTGGTCTCTCACCATGATCTCGATGTCGCCGATCGGTGGTTTGCCAAATATGGAGAGGCGGCCGTGTTTTTCGGAAGAATGCTTCCCGTGGTGCGCACCTTCATTTCCCTCCCGGCCGGCATCGCGAGGATGAATTTCCCGCGCTTCGTCGTCTTCACCTTTGTCGGAGCCTTGCCGTGGTGCTATCTCTTGGCATACATCGGGCTTCGGATGGGCGAACAGTGGGAACATCTGCGAGACTACTTTCATCAATTTGACATCGTCATTGGGCTCGTCCTCGCCGTCGCGATCGGCTACTTCCTCTGGTCGCACTGGCCGAGACGACGAACAAGTCCTGGGGCATAACCCTCATGCTTACACTCTTCAATACCCTGACCGGGCGACAAGAAGTATTCCAGCCGATAGAACCGAAGAAGGTCCGCATGTACGTCTGTGGTGTGACGGTCTATGACTATTGTCACATCGGCCATGCGCGCAGCGCCTTGGTCTTTGACGTGCTCCGTCGTTACCTGGAGTCTTGTGGCTACGCCGTGACTTTCGTGAAGAATTTCACGGATGTCGACGACAAGATCATTAAGAGAGCACAAGAACAGGGTGTTTCCTGTGACGCCGTTACGACCAAATACATTCAGGCGTATCACGAAGACATGGGTAAATTGGGAATCAGAGTTGCGACGGAAGAGCCAAAAGCTACGGAACATATTGCCGACATCATCCAGCTGACTGAGCGATTAGTCGCCAAAGGGTTGGCGTATATCGTGGACGGAGATGTGTATTTTGAAGTCGTGAAATATCCAGAATACGGACGACTGTCAAAACGACGACTTGAGGACTTACAAGCCGGTGCGCGGGTGGACGTGGATGAGCGGAAACGTCATCCGATGGATTTTGCCCTGTGGAAGAGTAGTAAGCCAGGTGAGCCGTCCTGGGAGAGTCCCTGGGGGCCCGGTCGTCCGGGGTGGCACATCGAATGTTCCGCCATGTCGATCCGTCATCTGGGGGAAACGTTCGATATTCATGGTGGTGGGATGGATCTTATTTTTCCACACCATGAGAATGAAATTGCTCAATCATGTGGCGCAACGGGAAGAGAGTTTGCACGCTATTGGGTGCACAACGGGTTCGTCCAGATCAACAAAGAGAAGATGTCCAAATCGCTGGGGAACTTCTTCACGATCCGTGAAATCTTTGAGAAGTCAAAGTGGTCGGCAGAAGTCATGGGCGAGACCCTGCGGTACTTTCTGCTGTCGACCCATTACCATGGGCCACTTGATTTCTCAGACCAAGCAGTGAACGAGGCGAAGAACGCACTGAATGGAATCTACGATCTTCTGCTAAACCGATTGGATGAACCGGAGGAAATTTCTGTAGCTGACGAAGAACTTAGGGAGGTGATTGATCGGTGCCGGATTGCCTTTCAAATAGCAATGGATGATGATCTGAACACCTCTGGTGCAATCGCCTCGTTTCATGGGTTTAAAAGCGATATCAATAAGCTCCTTGTTAAGGGGCTCTCGACGGCCGGACGCAAGATAGCCGGAGAAGAGTTCCGGAAACTTGGGGCGACGCTTGGACTATTTCAGTTGGATCGGTGGGAATTCAGCATCACCGCGATACCAGGCACCGCTCACCTTACTATTACAACCTTCGCACCAACTGTACTGATAAAACCTGCAATGACGGATGCTCAGATCGAGACGAAATTAGCCGAGCGCATCGAAGCCAAGAAACGAAAAAACTTTAAACAGGCCGATGGAATCAGAGAAGAACTCAGATCTCTAGGAATTATCATCGAGGACAAGCCCGATGGCACCAGCCGCTGGAAGCGCTAATCCTGAAGAGCTTCTGTATGGGCTCCATGCGGTACGTGAAGCGCTGAAGGCTGGTAACAGACAGCTTCAGCGAATCCTGGTTCTCCGTGTCGACAAACAGTTCACTGATCTTGTCCACTTAGCCCGATCTCGCCGGATCCCCGTTCATATTCAGCCCCTCGCTTCCCTCGACCGGCTAGTTCCCAATGGCAAGCACCAAGGCATCGTCGCCTTTACTGCGGCAAAAGCCTATGGGACTCAAGAGGAAATTCTGGATCGTGCAGCCCAACGACAGGAGCCTCCCTTATTGGTGATCCTCGATGGGGTCGAAGACCCGCACAATCTGGGGGCTATTCTTCGGACGGCGGAGGGGGCTGGTGTGCATGGTGTCTTTATCCCGGAGCGAAGGGCGGCGGGACTGACTTCCGTGGTTGCGAAAGCCTCGGCTGGCGCTATTGACCATATCCCAGTCGCGCGTGTGACAAACCTGAGCAGGCTGATGGATTCCCTCAAAGCAGCCGGGGTATGGATCTACGGCGTGACGCCCTCGGCTCAGAAAATATATACCGACATTGACTATCGAGGACCAGTCGGATTCGTTCTCGGGGCCGAGGGGACTGGAATTCGATCAGGCGTGGTCCAGCACTGTGACGAGTGTGTTCGTATCCCGCTCCGGGGCCAAGTCCAATCCCTCAATGTGTCAGCTTCTGCGGCAATCGTCTTGTACGAGGTCCTGCGACAACGGGAGCAGGCCAACCACGCGGCAGGCAGTTCAACGGACTCGGAGCGACCCTCCCTGGATAGCGGTCTTTAGCAGTTGAGCCGTATTCGACACGCGCAACTTCTTCATCATATTGGCACGGTGGGCTTCTACGGTCTTGACGCTGATCTTCAAGCGCTGACCGATTTCTTTATTCTTGAACCCAGCCCAAATCAACTCAAGAATTTCCTGCTCTCGTGAGGTCAGGGATTCCGGTCGGCGGGGACGGGGCGGAGGTTGAAGATCAGCAAGGGATTTCCGAGGACGAGTCTTTGCAGCTATCTTCGCCATGATGTTGAGTTCTCCTTTTATCGTACGCAGTTTCAGGTATACTCGATTGCAGTCGTTTTGCAATGCGGCAATTATGGGACGTTGCCAGAAAAAAGTAAAGAAAGGCAATTCGGCCCTAGTGGGGATGCTAGGTAGGGAAAGCACTCTGAGCAATTATGCATGACAGTCACAACGTTTTGCTGCTGCTATTTAGTGGTTTCTTTGGGGCTATCGTTGGAAGTTTTCTCAATGTCTGCATTTATCGATTGCCGCGACACCAATCAGTAGCCTGGCCCGGGTCGCATTGTCCCACCTGCTCTCATGCCATTGCGTGGTACGACAATATCCCGATCCTGAGTTATGTGGCATTGGCCGGACGGTGCCGACAGTGCGCAGTACGCATTCCGTTGCAATACCCAGCGGTAGAAATACTAAACGGGCTCGGTTATGTGGGTATTCTATGGTTTTTTGGACTCACCTGGACCACGGTGGTCTATTGGGGGCTCTATTCCTCGCTCCTCGTAGTCGCGGGAACCGATCTGAGTCATAAAATCATCCCAAATGCCATTACATTCCCAGGAATTGTACTCGGCCTGATCAGTGCAGGTACGATCCTGCCGCTGGGCCTTGTCAACGGCATCATCGGGTTGTTCGTTGGTGGGGGGATTCTCTGGTTGCTTGCTTGGGCCAGCCCATATCTTTTTGGTAAAGAGGGAATGGGTGGGGGAGATATTAAGCTGCTCGCTATGATCGGAGCGTTTATGGGGTGGAAGCCTGCCGTCATGACCATCATGCTGGGGTCATTTCTTGGATCGGTCGTCGGGGTGACCCTCATCGCTTCAAAGATAATTAGACGGGAAGACTATATCCCCTTTGGACCGTTTCTTGTTTGTGGCGCGCTGGTTTCCCTCTTCTTTGGGCAGTCACTCCTTGATTGGTACCAGAGCCTATTGGCAGGATAATGGCTCTGCTGGCCGATTCCAAGCGATTCGACTGTATCTTTTCTGTCGAGCACTGTATCTCTTCGGTTAGGTAATTCGCATTCTTCCGGCGACTCCTCCGCACACGTAATTCTCCACAGTCTCACACTCTGAAACCGCAAGTTGTCCTCATTTTTTCAGTAGGTTGCATCACTCCCATTCATGCGGACTTAGTCAACGGCACAGCCCATGGGGGATCGAATTCGGAGCGGCACGACTCTTGAGATACCGCTACGTCAATCGAGTGGAGAAAGAACTGGAGAGGAAGACATGACGGAAGAAGGAAAGACGGTCACAGAACTCCTGGTCGTGGTCGGCATTGTCGCTATCGTGGCGGGTATGGCGCTACCAAACTTCATGCATCTCAACTCCCGGACCCAGGTTCGCTGTGCAGCCGAAGAGATCGCATCGGAACTCCGTCTTGCCAAGCAACTGGCCCTTACGAACCACGACCGTGTGCGGGTGCTCATCGACCTAGACCAGCGAGAACTAGTCACACAGTTTGTCAACACTGGGCTCACGCATCACGTCTATCGTTACAGCGACAAGCAACTTGTGATCGAAGAGCCGAGTGCAGGGTCGGAGATCCTGTTTCACCCGAGTGGACGGTCTGCAACGGCCACGACGATCCATCTCCATGGCCAAGCGGGTTCGAGTCAGAAGCTTACCGTGAGTATCACAGGTCGAGTATCCATTCTATGAGACAGATAATGAATAGTACCGGCATCAGTTTGGTGGAGGTCATGGTGGCGATGATGATCTCTGGTATCGCCCTAATGGGGACACTGGGCGCGGTGGAGATCTCTTCCAGATACGCTCGGCAGAGTGTGATGAACAGCCAGGCGCTAGAGTTGGTTCATGGGAGGCTGGAAGCGA
The Candidatus Nitrospira nitrosa DNA segment above includes these coding regions:
- the thrC gene encoding threonine synthase, yielding MNRWRGIIEEYRKFLPVTEKTPVISLGEGNTPLIRAARLAKAIAPGIELYLKFEGVNPTGSFKDRGMTFAISKAVESGVRAVMCASTGNTSASAAAYGARAGLSVYVLIPAGKIAMGKLSQAMMHQATVIQIEGNFDQALTLVKDLSTSLHIELVNSVNPYRIEGQKTAAFEVCDQLGDAPAIHVLPVGNAGNITAYWKGYKEYRAASQTTRLPRMMGFQAAGAAPIVLGKVVEQPQTIATAIRIGNPASWSSALNAVQESSGAIDMVTDDEILQAYTVVAATEGVFCEPASAASVAGVAKLHRHKALREGDTVVCTLTGHGLKDADTAISVSKQPLTVKATREDVARLLNV
- a CDS encoding integration host factor subunit alpha; amino-acid sequence: MRKADIAEEIFKQVGISKNEAADIVEFVLNLLKSVLQKGESVKIAGFGNFVVRSKGARKGRNPRTGEEIGITPRRVVTFRPSQVFKKYVNS
- the cimA gene encoding citramalate synthase; amino-acid sequence: MASYTKRSRTSRVVREQAPVAVKSPSVEQTAKLEIYDTTLRDGAQAEDVSFSAADKVLIAQKLDSLGVHFIEGGWPGANPKDIEFFRMIKTIPLKRADVIAFGSTRKASNTVRKDPNLQALLGADTKIITLFGKTWSLHVTDALGISLHKNLELIGDSIGYLRGKGRRVFYDAEHFFDGYKTNPDYALNTIRQAVQAGAERVILCDTNGGTMPWEIREICGVVQRECGVPLGIHAHNDCEMAVANSLVAIEMGIQQVQGTINGIGERCGNANLCSIIPNLELKMKRQALSNTLSHLKDVSGFVTEIANLMPNKHQPYVGDSAFAHKGGVHIHAVLKNSATYEHIDPARVGNRQRMLISDYGGRSGLLDKIEAYGIRLSKNHAKVDELVHTLKERESQGYQFEGAEGSFELLMRKAMGSHKSSFRLLGFRVIVEKKQEDGSLLSEATVMVKVGEVVEHTAAVGAGPVNALDHALRKALEKFYPQLREVKLLDYKVRVLAANRGTESKVRVLIESGDHKDKWGTVGVSENIIEATWQALVDSIEYKLLSKN
- the cysS gene encoding cysteine--tRNA ligase; protein product: MLTLFNTLTGRQEVFQPIEPKKVRMYVCGVTVYDYCHIGHARSALVFDVLRRYLESCGYAVTFVKNFTDVDDKIIKRAQEQGVSCDAVTTKYIQAYHEDMGKLGIRVATEEPKATEHIADIIQLTERLVAKGLAYIVDGDVYFEVVKYPEYGRLSKRRLEDLQAGARVDVDERKRHPMDFALWKSSKPGEPSWESPWGPGRPGWHIECSAMSIRHLGETFDIHGGGMDLIFPHHENEIAQSCGATGREFARYWVHNGFVQINKEKMSKSLGNFFTIREIFEKSKWSAEVMGETLRYFLLSTHYHGPLDFSDQAVNEAKNALNGIYDLLLNRLDEPEEISVADEELREVIDRCRIAFQIAMDDDLNTSGAIASFHGFKSDINKLLVKGLSTAGRKIAGEEFRKLGATLGLFQLDRWEFSITAIPGTAHLTITTFAPTVLIKPAMTDAQIETKLAERIEAKKRKNFKQADGIREELRSLGIIIEDKPDGTSRWKR
- a CDS encoding DedA family protein encodes the protein MIGSLIESIIGELSRFIIACISRFGYGGILFTMAVESACIPLPSEIIMPFSGYLVMTGEFTIWGVTLAGAVGNVLGSIVAYYVGVWGGRPFAERFGPYFLVSHHDLDVADRWFAKYGEAAVFFGRMLPVVRTFISLPAGIARMNFPRFVVFTFVGALPWCYLLAYIGLRMGEQWEHLRDYFHQFDIVIGLVLAVAIGYFLWSHWPRRRTSPGA
- a CDS encoding MerR family transcriptional regulator, which codes for MGTEPRLGSKVFYKIGEVSRLTRLPSYVLRFWESQFTFLKPKKSRGNQRLYVQRDIETVLHIKRMLYEEGHTLEGVKRYWVRRGRAATRRLRPREIAKKLRGDLQVILKIIDSHSS
- the surE gene encoding 5'/3'-nucleotidase SurE, which codes for MRILVTNDDGIQSPGLTALAQALAAIGEVWVVAPDRERTAVAHAVTLHKPLRVHRVAPRTYTVNGTPVDCVNLALLKVMPKPPAIVVSGINKGVNLGDDVMYSGTVSAAMEGTILGVPSLAVSQEGQGAFRFNIGATYATRVARLVLAQGLPDETLLNVNIPDRAQSKIRGVRITCLSRRRFHNPIIEKVDPHGRAYYWIAGKRVSWSRSKDADHEALEDGYVSITPILLDTTNHAVVDHFRAWEPVIARSAGKGSVQASFRRSAKAVGK
- a CDS encoding aspartate kinase — translated: MALIVQKYGGTSVGTIERIQRVADRVEKTLRDGHQVVVVLSAMSGETDRLIKLAHEVTATPDDREMDMLLSTGERVTIALLAMELRGRGVDARSFTGRQVGIMTDSAHTKARIARVTSGRLREALDQGVVPVVAGFQGINERSDVTTLGRGGSDLSAVAVAAALKADRCIIFTDVDGVYTADPNIVPAAKRIDKISYEEMLEMASLGAKVLQTRSVEFAAKFNVPVEVNSSFKEGKGTLVTKEDTDMEAAAVAGVTGDRNQAKITIIGVPDKPGIAARIFGPVADANINVDMIIQNISQAALTDLSFTVPRADLKKAVPLIQGVAKDIEAKSVSVTEAIAKVSLIGVGMRSHSGVAAKMFNVLSHEGVNIMMISTSEIKISCVIDEKYLELAMRSLHSAFGLDQVRS
- the apgM gene encoding 2,3-bisphosphoglycerate-independent phosphoglycerate mutase, with translation MKYVIVHAGGMADHPQAELNGRTPLQAAATPHLDQLTQTGELGQLIIPSEGIRHGGGLLGAAILGYDPKKYYQGPGPLEAASLGVSVTEHDVVYRCTMVTLRADGGKGAEIKKLGPNVIMDDATAGLIETEEARELLEAINEQLGSETIQFYPGAGHRHLMVWVNGKSRALCHDPQSFLGQSIVDALPTGDGADILRKLMDAAHVIMRDHPVNDERIAEGKKAANCVWLWGEGRAVMWPSLTEKYDIAGAVVATSDVYRGVGICAGLEAVDPERLADGDLRTRATVALAEFAKKDFVYVHARLTDEIMHGTDIKAKVRGIEEFDRHLVGPLVEGLAKQGPFRFLVVCEHGRGVNGQPFYAFGEGGQQVAGSAGRRFTEIDAQAADMPARDATKFVNKFFSKS